Proteins from a single region of Candidatus Puniceispirillum marinum IMCC1322:
- a CDS encoding 3-hydroxyacyl-CoA dehydrogenase/enoyl-CoA hydratase family protein has translation MTQSGFSKIAVIGAGTMGSGIAAQIANAGHDVLLLDLDARNPGDKTPAEMSIDRLLASDPPQLMDRKFINRISTGTIDGDLEKLADYDWVIEAVVERLDIKKALYKRLDDIIPAHCIISSNTSTIPIRLLVEDMPTAFKKRFAITHYFNPVRYMRLLELVRGSETEARIIEKLADFNDRVLGKGVVRCADTPGFLGNRVGVFALQVGIDEAFKCGLSVEDADALMGRPMGIPKTGVFGLYDLIGIDLMVDVVASLASILPENDAFHDVGGTNPMIDAMIAEGYTGDKGKGGFYVTDDNDNIFVRPLGGAELLPLKPVKTTLPVSAIKAAEATAQRAEPLDMILAGDDIYAHFCRRVLGRVLAYAASLIPAVTSNPQDIDDAMKLGFNWTRGPFELIDAIGYERMQSLMSEAGVTVPEVLKTESPFYQLRGSSLMVRDASQKYNPVMLPTGVIRFHMTRRSMTPIISNNSASLFVLDGFAQSVNDLRLIEFHSKANALNDESMEIVAAAAEDHGSGIIVHNDAQHFSAGVDLNAFRAFIEAEDWDGIDKFLARFQDAVCALKYTPVPVIGAPSGLAVGGGFEVLAHCDKLAVHSNSVLGLVEAGVGVVPGGGGIKETFLRWQEAGKNVDDAAWKTWMNIGYGATGSSPDLSAKMQYFRPDHDAAVMNRDRLLTKAISMIGKMQDSYRTPDIPSSKPADANLADKMASFMQDGIDRGDFMPHDKTVAMAIASVMLQRAGDGDEIDEQGLYDREREAFISLAKTKETYLRISSMLDHGAPVRN, from the coding sequence ATGACACAATCTGGTTTTTCGAAAATTGCTGTTATCGGTGCTGGCACGATGGGAAGCGGCATAGCCGCCCAGATTGCCAATGCTGGACATGATGTTTTACTGCTTGATCTTGATGCGCGTAACCCGGGTGATAAAACCCCGGCTGAAATGTCTATAGATCGCTTGCTGGCATCAGACCCCCCGCAATTGATGGATAGAAAATTCATCAACCGTATCAGCACTGGCACGATTGATGGTGATCTGGAAAAACTGGCTGATTATGACTGGGTGATCGAAGCTGTGGTCGAACGGCTTGATATCAAGAAAGCTCTATATAAACGGCTGGATGACATTATTCCGGCACATTGCATTATCAGTTCGAACACATCAACAATTCCGATCCGGCTTCTTGTCGAAGATATGCCGACCGCCTTTAAAAAGCGGTTTGCGATTACACATTATTTCAATCCGGTACGTTATATGCGCCTGCTCGAATTGGTGCGCGGAAGCGAAACCGAAGCCCGTATCATTGAAAAACTGGCTGATTTCAATGACCGTGTTCTGGGTAAAGGTGTTGTCCGCTGTGCGGATACGCCCGGCTTTCTGGGCAACCGTGTTGGTGTGTTTGCGCTGCAAGTCGGCATTGACGAGGCCTTCAAATGCGGCCTGTCGGTCGAAGATGCCGATGCGCTAATGGGACGCCCCATGGGCATTCCCAAAACGGGTGTGTTTGGCCTTTATGATCTAATCGGTATTGACCTTATGGTTGATGTGGTTGCATCACTTGCGAGTATCCTGCCGGAAAATGATGCCTTTCACGACGTTGGGGGCACAAACCCCATGATTGATGCGATGATTGCCGAAGGCTATACCGGCGACAAAGGCAAAGGTGGTTTTTACGTCACCGATGATAATGACAATATATTTGTCAGACCTCTTGGGGGCGCCGAACTACTTCCGCTAAAGCCTGTGAAAACAACCTTGCCGGTATCAGCAATCAAAGCGGCCGAAGCCACGGCACAGCGTGCAGAGCCTTTGGATATGATACTAGCTGGTGATGACATATATGCGCATTTCTGTCGCCGCGTTCTGGGACGGGTACTTGCCTATGCCGCCAGTCTTATCCCTGCTGTTACAAGTAACCCGCAAGATATCGACGACGCTATGAAGCTGGGCTTTAACTGGACCCGTGGGCCATTTGAATTGATCGACGCTATTGGATATGAGCGCATGCAATCATTAATGTCTGAAGCCGGTGTTACAGTGCCTGAGGTTTTGAAAACCGAAAGCCCCTTCTACCAGTTGCGGGGCAGTAGCCTGATGGTGCGCGACGCTTCCCAAAAATATAATCCAGTCATGTTGCCGACAGGCGTCATTCGGTTTCATATGACGCGCCGGTCGATGACGCCCATTATAAGCAATAATTCTGCTAGCCTTTTTGTTCTTGATGGCTTCGCACAAAGCGTTAACGATCTCAGACTTATCGAATTTCATTCAAAAGCAAATGCGCTGAATGATGAGTCTATGGAAATTGTAGCCGCCGCCGCCGAAGATCACGGCAGTGGTATAATCGTTCATAATGACGCCCAGCATTTTTCGGCTGGTGTCGATCTGAACGCATTTCGCGCCTTTATCGAAGCCGAAGACTGGGACGGTATAGATAAATTTCTGGCACGATTCCAAGACGCTGTTTGCGCGCTGAAATACACACCTGTGCCTGTTATTGGTGCGCCATCAGGTTTGGCCGTGGGTGGTGGTTTTGAGGTGCTAGCACATTGTGACAAACTAGCGGTTCATTCAAATTCTGTGCTTGGCCTTGTTGAGGCTGGCGTTGGTGTTGTGCCTGGCGGTGGCGGTATCAAGGAAACCTTTTTACGGTGGCAAGAAGCTGGTAAAAATGTTGATGATGCCGCTTGGAAAACATGGATGAATATTGGCTATGGCGCCACCGGTTCATCGCCTGACCTATCGGCCAAGATGCAGTATTTCCGCCCAGATCATGATGCAGCGGTTATGAATCGTGACCGGCTTCTTACAAAAGCAATAAGCATGATTGGCAAAATGCAGGATAGTTACCGCACACCAGACATACCATCGTCAAAACCGGCAGACGCCAATCTGGCTGACAAGATGGCTAGCTTTATGCAGGATGGTATTGATCGGGGCGATTTCATGCCACATGACAAGACCGTCGCCATGGCGATTGCCAGCGTTATGTTGCAACGCGCCGGTGATGGTGACGAAATTGACGAACAGGGGCTTTATGATCGCGAACGGGAAGCCTTCATTTCCCTGGCCAAGACAAAAGAAACCTATCTTCGCATTTCTTCAATGCTTGATCATGGCGCGCCTGTCAGGAATTAA
- a CDS encoding acyl-CoA dehydrogenase yields the protein MYKAPVDDMKFALAHLVGIDDIASLPGMDMVSDDLVEAVLEEAGKVAGDIIAPLNHDGDVLGATRHDDGSVSLPDGFGAAWQALATGGWIGFEADPDHGGQGLPLCLGSVVSEMWNSANMSFALCHLLTQGAIDALEQVASPEQKATFLPNLISGEWSGTMNLTEPQAGTDLGALRTMATPNGDHYLIKGQKIYITYGQHDMSKNIIHLVLARTPDAPDGVKGISLFAVPKILVNDDGSLGEANDVFCVSIEKKLGIKASPTAVLQYGDNNGAVGYLIGEENKGLEYMFLMMNNARFAVGMQGVAISERAYQQAVHYAHDRVQGTPIAGNKGDSIIHHPDVLRMLTIMKAEIEAMRALMVVGGACLDKSHGDENAAFWHERASLLIPVIKGWMTERSQALTSDAVQIHGGMGFIEETGVAQHYRDARILPIYEGTTAIQANDLVFRKTLRDGGAAVTSLFADIDTDMNAIITTQNDSTMALAKQVKQAVDTGRQALDSLLARANNPRDAAAAGVDFIMLIGYLTGGWQMARAAAAASKAEAEQAGNPDFMKAKQVSATAYMAYSLPEVGKLASKMMAGPDALAKMDVNWL from the coding sequence ATGTATAAAGCCCCTGTCGATGATATGAAATTTGCCCTTGCGCATCTGGTCGGTATTGATGACATCGCCAGCCTACCCGGCATGGATATGGTTTCTGACGATCTGGTCGAGGCTGTGCTTGAAGAAGCTGGCAAGGTGGCAGGCGATATCATTGCGCCTTTGAACCATGATGGTGATGTCTTGGGTGCCACACGTCATGACGATGGTTCGGTATCTTTGCCGGATGGATTTGGTGCGGCGTGGCAGGCTCTGGCGACAGGTGGCTGGATCGGTTTTGAAGCGGATCCCGATCATGGGGGGCAAGGTTTGCCCTTATGTCTGGGGTCAGTCGTCAGTGAAATGTGGAATAGCGCCAATATGAGCTTTGCGCTGTGTCATTTGCTGACGCAAGGGGCAATTGACGCGTTGGAACAGGTTGCCAGCCCTGAACAAAAAGCCACGTTTCTTCCCAATCTGATTAGTGGTGAATGGTCTGGCACGATGAATCTGACCGAACCGCAAGCTGGCACCGATCTTGGCGCTTTGCGGACAATGGCTACGCCGAATGGCGATCATTATCTGATCAAGGGTCAGAAGATATATATCACCTATGGCCAGCATGATATGAGCAAGAATATCATCCATCTTGTGCTGGCGCGGACGCCTGATGCCCCGGATGGAGTCAAGGGTATCTCGCTGTTTGCTGTGCCCAAAATTCTGGTCAATGATGATGGTTCTCTGGGTGAAGCGAATGATGTTTTCTGCGTTTCGATCGAGAAAAAGCTGGGTATTAAGGCGTCACCGACAGCGGTTTTGCAATATGGCGATAATAATGGTGCGGTTGGCTATCTGATCGGCGAGGAAAATAAGGGACTTGAATATATGTTCCTGATGATGAATAACGCCCGCTTTGCTGTTGGTATGCAGGGTGTTGCCATTTCGGAGCGCGCCTATCAACAGGCTGTCCATTATGCGCATGACCGTGTGCAGGGAACACCAATAGCAGGCAATAAGGGTGACAGTATCATCCATCATCCAGATGTCTTGCGCATGCTGACCATTATGAAAGCCGAGATCGAAGCGATGCGCGCCTTGATGGTGGTAGGTGGTGCCTGTCTTGATAAATCACATGGCGATGAGAATGCGGCTTTCTGGCATGAGCGTGCAAGTCTGCTGATTCCGGTGATCAAGGGTTGGATGACCGAACGGTCACAGGCGCTTACATCCGATGCCGTTCAAATTCATGGTGGCATGGGGTTCATCGAGGAAACCGGTGTTGCCCAGCATTATCGTGATGCTCGGATTTTGCCGATTTATGAAGGCACTACGGCGATCCAAGCCAATGATCTTGTTTTCCGTAAAACCCTGCGTGATGGCGGCGCGGCTGTAACCAGCCTGTTTGCCGATATCGATACTGATATGAATGCGATTATCACCACCCAAAATGACAGCACCATGGCTTTGGCGAAACAGGTCAAACAGGCTGTTGATACAGGCCGGCAGGCGCTGGACTCGTTGCTGGCACGCGCCAATAATCCGCGTGATGCAGCAGCAGCAGGTGTCGATTTTATTATGCTTATTGGCTATCTGACGGGGGGGTGGCAGATGGCGCGCGCGGCGGCGGCGGCATCAAAGGCCGAAGCCGAACAAGCTGGCAACCCTGACTTTATGAAAGCCAAACAGGTAAGCGCTACTGCCTATATGGCCTATAGCTTGCCTGAGGTTGGAAAGCTGGCCAGCAAAATGATGGCTGGCCCTGATGCGCTTGCCAAAATGGACGTTAACTGGCTTTAA
- a CDS encoding LysE family translocator has protein sequence MSLEFILTSLIIVLAPGTGVIYTIATGIARGTKPSVLAAFGCTLGIVPHLLAAIFGLAAILHTSAVIFNAFKFIGVVYLLYMAWMTFRETGALNINSDDQRHTRKQIITHAILINILNPKLSIFFLAFLPQFIQADDPYPIFHMLMLSIVFMLMTFVVFVGYGVFASSVRDHMTSQPRIMRLVRYVFASTFVALGARLAIAEK, from the coding sequence ATGAGCTTAGAGTTTATTCTAACATCCCTAATCATCGTTTTAGCACCCGGCACAGGTGTAATTTATACGATTGCAACAGGTATTGCACGTGGAACAAAGCCAAGTGTTTTAGCGGCCTTTGGATGCACTCTAGGTATTGTCCCACATCTTTTAGCCGCCATTTTTGGATTAGCCGCAATTCTACATACTAGTGCGGTTATTTTTAATGCCTTCAAATTTATTGGCGTCGTTTACCTGTTATATATGGCATGGATGACCTTTCGCGAGACAGGTGCCTTAAATATTAATAGTGACGATCAGAGGCATACTAGAAAACAGATCATCACTCACGCAATTTTGATTAATATTTTGAATCCCAAATTATCGATTTTCTTTTTGGCCTTTTTGCCACAATTTATTCAGGCAGATGATCCATACCCTATATTTCATATGCTGATGTTGAGTATAGTATTCATGTTAATGACCTTTGTGGTTTTTGTTGGCTATGGTGTTTTTGCATCGTCAGTTCGCGATCACATGACGTCTCAACCTCGGATTATGAGGTTGGTCCGTTATGTATTTGCCAGCACTTTTGTGGCGCTTGGTGCTAGGTTGGCCATTGCTGAAAAATAG
- a CDS encoding trimethylamine methyltransferase family protein yields MRQNRLIPHSNRRSGGREARRSVRAAPLADELRPVRPGLSGGTFKPLNDASVKAIEDTVYQILDEIGLSQAPESGVKYMTDAGAIEGDDGRIRFPRALVEDTLAKAARHITIHGQDEKHDMLLSGSRVHFGTAGAAVHVVDVQNNCYRESYLADIYDAARIVEQMDNIHFFQRPMVARDIPDPADLDFNTVYAAIKGTTKHVGCSFTEAPFMKPAIDMLHMVAGGEDKWRARPFVSNSNCFVVPPLRFATESCLVMEEAVHAGMPVLLLSAGQAGATAPASIAGAVAQALAEVIAGLVYVNAMVPGHPCIVGTWPFVSDLRTGAMSGGSGEQGLLTAACSQMLQHFDLPGGAASGMADAKMPDAQSGYEKGSTLVMAGLSGLNMVYEAAGMHASLLGFCLESLIIDNDMIGQCLRCVRGVEVNEATLGVAVMKDVCMGGAGHYLGHDQTIGLMQTEYVYPAIGDRSSPKEWEELGKPNLVEVASQRKDEILASFNPTHIPDALDAKIRSNFNVLL; encoded by the coding sequence ATGCGGCAGAATAGACTTATTCCACATTCAAATCGCCGAAGCGGCGGTCGTGAGGCACGACGCTCGGTTCGAGCCGCACCGCTGGCAGACGAATTACGCCCAGTTCGCCCGGGCCTGTCTGGGGGCACCTTCAAACCCTTAAACGATGCCTCAGTTAAAGCAATTGAAGACACTGTTTATCAGATACTTGATGAAATCGGTCTGAGTCAGGCACCTGAAAGTGGTGTGAAATATATGACAGATGCAGGGGCTATAGAAGGCGACGATGGTCGTATCCGCTTTCCGCGGGCGCTTGTCGAAGATACGCTTGCCAAAGCCGCCCGCCATATCACGATCCATGGACAGGATGAAAAGCATGACATGCTGTTATCGGGATCACGCGTGCATTTTGGTACTGCTGGTGCCGCTGTTCATGTCGTTGATGTGCAGAATAATTGCTATCGAGAGTCGTATCTAGCCGATATCTATGACGCGGCGCGTATAGTCGAGCAAATGGATAATATTCATTTCTTTCAGCGTCCGATGGTGGCACGCGATATCCCCGATCCGGCTGATCTGGATTTTAATACGGTCTATGCGGCGATTAAGGGCACCACCAAGCATGTTGGCTGTAGCTTTACCGAAGCGCCGTTCATGAAGCCGGCAATTGATATGCTGCATATGGTTGCAGGCGGCGAAGATAAATGGCGTGCACGGCCGTTTGTGTCTAACAGTAACTGTTTTGTCGTGCCGCCTTTGCGGTTTGCGACCGAGTCCTGTCTGGTGATGGAAGAAGCGGTTCATGCAGGTATGCCGGTATTGCTGTTATCGGCAGGCCAGGCCGGTGCGACAGCCCCCGCCAGCATAGCAGGTGCTGTGGCTCAAGCACTTGCCGAAGTGATTGCGGGTTTGGTCTATGTCAATGCGATGGTGCCGGGGCATCCCTGTATCGTTGGCACCTGGCCATTTGTGTCTGACTTGCGCACGGGTGCGATGTCGGGAGGATCAGGCGAACAAGGGCTTTTGACCGCTGCCTGTTCGCAGATGCTTCAGCATTTCGATCTGCCTGGTGGCGCTGCATCGGGCATGGCTGACGCTAAAATGCCTGATGCACAATCAGGCTATGAAAAAGGCAGCACATTGGTCATGGCAGGCCTATCAGGGCTGAATATGGTTTATGAAGCGGCAGGCATGCATGCGTCATTACTTGGCTTTTGTCTGGAAAGTCTGATCATCGATAATGACATGATCGGGCAATGTTTGCGCTGTGTGCGCGGTGTCGAAGTCAATGAAGCGACGTTGGGCGTTGCGGTGATGAAAGATGTCTGTATGGGCGGCGCAGGGCACTATCTGGGACATGATCAGACGATAGGGCTGATGCAGACCGAATATGTCTATCCAGCAATAGGTGATCGGTCGAGTCCAAAGGAATGGGAAGAGCTTGGCAAGCCAAACCTTGTCGAAGTAGCAAGCCAGCGCAAAGATGAAATACTTGCCAGCTTTAACCCGACGCATATTCCAGACGCGCTTGATGCCAAAATCCGTAGCAATTTTAATGTATTGTTATAG
- a CDS encoding GcvT family protein has translation MAIPSHARAVIIGGGVIGCSIAYHLGKLGWKDVVLLERKQLTCGTTWHAAGLIAQLRATQNMTRLAKYSQELYFDLEQETGVATGFKRNGSITVALTDERMEELRRSAAMARAFGVEVDEILPDDVTKRYPGLSLDNVVGGVWLPKDGQADPVNITQALAKGARNFGVKIIQGVKVTAIDQADGRVTGVMTNEGPITADYVVNAGGMWAREIGAMAGVAVPLHACEHFYIVTEAIEGLTPNLPVLRVPDECAYYKEDAGKMLLGAFEPNSKPWGMNGIPEDFEFDSLPEDFDHFEPILERAVERLPALATAGIQTFFNGPESFTPDDRYILGEAPELENFFVAAGFNSVGIQSAGGAGMALAEWMDTGNAPMDLWDVDIRRMMPFQANRSYLKTRVSETLGLLYADHFPYRQVESARDVRQSPVHDRLKVAGACFGETSGWERANWFLPSSEIAKGTVPAYEYSWKRQNWFDFSASEHKAVREKVGMFDMSSFGKIKIIGKDAEAVLQTIAANDVAVAPGKIVYTQFLNEAGHIEADVTITRLSSDEFLIVTPAATVRRDLHWINGHIPDTAHAIAIDVTVSESVLVVMGPQARDFLQPLIPQSLANDDFAFGTMQDIEIGHGIARAHRVTYVGELGWEIYVSADMSNHVFDTIMARAQDHPLQLCGLHALDSCRIEKAFRHFGHDISNEDHVLEAGLGFAVKETKPASKFGGMIGADAVKAKRNDGLDQRLMQFRLKDPDPLLYHNEAILRDGEIVGFLTSGNYGHHLGGAIGLGYVGCAKAGETAESQLQSHYQIDVAGQMVDADVSFKPMYDPKAEQVRL, from the coding sequence ATGGCTATTCCGTCACATGCACGCGCTGTCATCATTGGTGGCGGTGTCATCGGTTGTTCGATTGCCTATCACCTTGGCAAGCTTGGCTGGAAGGATGTGGTTTTGCTTGAACGCAAACAGCTTACCTGTGGAACAACATGGCATGCTGCAGGTCTGATCGCCCAGCTTCGCGCGACCCAGAATATGACCCGCCTGGCGAAATATTCGCAGGAACTTTATTTTGATCTGGAACAGGAAACCGGCGTTGCTACCGGCTTTAAGCGGAATGGATCAATCACGGTTGCGCTGACCGATGAGCGAATGGAAGAGTTGCGACGTTCGGCGGCCATGGCGCGTGCCTTTGGTGTCGAGGTTGATGAGATTTTGCCCGATGATGTCACTAAACGCTATCCGGGGCTTTCGCTGGATAATGTTGTTGGAGGCGTATGGTTGCCAAAGGATGGGCAAGCCGATCCGGTGAATATTACACAAGCACTGGCCAAAGGTGCGCGTAATTTTGGCGTCAAGATCATTCAGGGTGTCAAGGTAACCGCGATTGACCAAGCTGACGGACGTGTGACTGGCGTGATGACGAATGAAGGGCCTATCACGGCTGATTATGTGGTTAATGCAGGTGGCATGTGGGCGCGCGAAATCGGCGCAATGGCAGGCGTTGCTGTGCCACTTCATGCGTGTGAACATTTTTATATTGTGACCGAGGCGATTGAAGGGCTAACGCCGAATCTGCCAGTTCTGCGGGTGCCAGACGAATGCGCCTATTATAAGGAAGACGCTGGCAAGATGTTGCTTGGTGCTTTTGAACCAAATTCGAAACCATGGGGTATGAATGGCATCCCTGAGGATTTTGAATTTGACTCATTGCCCGAAGATTTTGACCATTTCGAACCTATTCTCGAACGGGCTGTAGAACGGTTGCCAGCGCTGGCCACGGCAGGTATCCAGACCTTTTTCAATGGGCCAGAAAGCTTTACCCCAGATGATCGCTATATTCTGGGCGAAGCTCCCGAATTAGAGAATTTCTTTGTTGCGGCGGGATTTAATTCGGTGGGTATCCAGTCCGCCGGTGGTGCCGGTATGGCACTGGCTGAATGGATGGATACAGGCAATGCCCCGATGGATTTGTGGGATGTTGATATCCGCCGGATGATGCCGTTTCAGGCGAACCGTAGCTATCTCAAAACCCGGGTTTCGGAAACGCTTGGCCTGTTATATGCCGACCATTTTCCCTATCGGCAGGTTGAAAGTGCCCGCGATGTCCGGCAATCACCTGTTCATGACCGTCTGAAGGTGGCAGGTGCTTGTTTTGGTGAAACAAGTGGATGGGAACGCGCCAATTGGTTCTTGCCATCATCGGAAATTGCTAAAGGTACAGTGCCAGCTTATGAATATAGCTGGAAGCGGCAAAACTGGTTTGACTTTAGTGCCAGCGAGCATAAGGCTGTTCGGGAAAAAGTTGGCATGTTTGATATGTCGAGCTTTGGCAAAATCAAAATCATTGGCAAGGATGCCGAAGCAGTTTTACAGACTATTGCGGCCAATGATGTAGCGGTCGCCCCAGGTAAGATTGTCTATACACAATTTCTCAATGAAGCTGGCCATATAGAGGCTGATGTTACGATTACCCGACTTTCATCGGATGAATTTCTGATTGTAACGCCAGCGGCAACAGTGCGGCGTGATCTGCATTGGATTAACGGACATATCCCCGATACTGCGCATGCGATTGCAATTGATGTGACGGTTTCTGAATCTGTCCTTGTTGTCATGGGACCCCAAGCGCGTGATTTTCTGCAACCATTGATTCCGCAAAGTCTGGCGAATGACGATTTTGCCTTTGGCACGATGCAGGATATTGAGATTGGACATGGCATTGCCCGCGCGCATCGCGTGACCTATGTAGGCGAGCTTGGCTGGGAGATATATGTGTCGGCGGATATGTCGAATCATGTGTTTGATACAATCATGGCACGCGCCCAAGATCATCCATTACAGCTATGTGGTCTGCATGCGCTGGATAGTTGCCGGATAGAAAAGGCATTCCGGCATTTTGGGCATGATATTTCGAATGAGGATCATGTGCTTGAAGCAGGACTCGGCTTTGCTGTTAAGGAAACCAAGCCAGCATCAAAATTTGGCGGCATGATTGGGGCTGATGCGGTGAAGGCAAAACGGAATGACGGGCTGGATCAGCGATTGATGCAATTCCGTCTGAAAGATCCAGACCCGCTTTTATATCATAATGAAGCCATTTTGCGCGATGGCGAGATTGTTGGCTTTTTGACCAGCGGAAATTACGGGCATCATCTTGGCGGGGCGATTGGCCTTGGATATGTCGGCTGCGCCAAGGCTGGCGAAACGGCTGAATCCCAGTTGCAATCACATTATCAAATCGATGTTGCTGGCCAGATGGTCGACGCCGATGTCAGCTTTAAACCGATGTATGACCCGAAAGCTGAACAGGTACGCTTATAG